From Nocardioides sp. HDW12B, the proteins below share one genomic window:
- the mrdA gene encoding penicillin-binding protein 2: MSGLTALRADPSRAARPTSGLRAAVKGQLRIRVIMALVLALFLTLFGRLWYLQVLDGEAYQAKAADQSVREIVVQPARGLIVDDMGRPLVANRTSWVVTIDRTLLGKLDEPVQKRLLRRIAGAVDRPYAAIRERTLLCGEPGSMAGTCWNGSPYQPVPVAKDIEQQTAISIMEQNEDFPAVLVENQTVRSYPAPYGINAAHLLGYLSPITEGELDRAEKSEDASVHGASVVGRAGLEKAYDRYLRGYPGYKQVAVDSVGRVLGDSGEVQGRVGDTLVTSIDSRVQAVVEQQLAQTIKTARATVDEVTGRPYVADSGAAVVMEADTGRIVAMASQPTYDPKLWVGGIRESELQRLYSQASGTPLLSRATQGQFAPGSTWKPFMTAGALGDGYTQSTSLNCSSSLQVGNRPFKNYESGAYGYIGFQKALEVSCNTFFYRIGLNFWQKYGSDVADVDAKDPLVEEAKEFGFGSTTGIDIPGEASGRIADRKWKLEYYKTMKDYYCKVGKEPGYDFLHRFAREFCVEGFAYRAGDAVNFAIGQGDTVVTPLQLARAYGALSNGGTLYEPSVGKAIVDPAGEVVKQIEPKVQAKVDVPQSDLDFIDAGLRNVAASSTGTMNWRLLEFPLGQVPIRAKTGSAEVYGKQSTSWVASYTKDYVVVMMVSQGGTGSGTSGPAIRKIYETLYGVKGMSVKPAEAAIPGVTPPARLPVFAEDGSILPPSTDAVAKGGS, encoded by the coding sequence ATGAGCGGGCTCACCGCACTTCGCGCCGACCCCTCGCGCGCAGCCCGGCCCACCTCGGGCCTGCGGGCCGCCGTGAAGGGGCAGCTGCGCATCCGCGTGATCATGGCGCTCGTCCTGGCGCTGTTCCTCACCCTCTTCGGCCGGCTGTGGTACCTCCAGGTCCTCGACGGCGAGGCCTACCAGGCCAAGGCCGCCGACCAGTCGGTCCGCGAGATCGTGGTGCAGCCCGCGCGCGGCCTCATCGTCGACGACATGGGCCGACCGCTGGTCGCCAACCGCACCTCCTGGGTCGTCACCATCGACCGCACGCTGCTCGGCAAGCTCGACGAGCCGGTGCAGAAGCGGCTGCTGCGCCGCATCGCCGGCGCCGTCGACCGGCCCTACGCCGCGATCCGCGAGCGCACGCTGCTGTGCGGGGAGCCCGGCTCCATGGCCGGCACCTGCTGGAACGGCTCGCCCTACCAGCCGGTCCCGGTCGCCAAGGACATCGAGCAGCAGACCGCGATCTCGATCATGGAGCAGAACGAGGACTTCCCTGCCGTCCTGGTCGAGAACCAGACGGTGCGCTCCTACCCGGCGCCCTACGGCATCAACGCCGCCCACCTGCTGGGCTACCTCAGCCCCATCACCGAGGGCGAGCTGGACCGGGCCGAGAAGTCCGAGGACGCCTCGGTCCACGGTGCCTCCGTGGTCGGTCGCGCCGGCCTCGAGAAGGCCTACGACCGCTACCTGCGCGGCTACCCCGGCTACAAGCAGGTCGCGGTGGACTCGGTCGGTCGCGTCCTGGGCGACTCCGGCGAGGTCCAGGGCAGGGTCGGGGACACCCTGGTCACCTCGATCGACTCCCGGGTCCAGGCCGTCGTCGAGCAGCAGCTCGCGCAGACCATCAAGACCGCCCGCGCCACCGTCGACGAGGTCACGGGCCGGCCCTACGTCGCCGACTCCGGCGCCGCCGTCGTGATGGAGGCGGACACCGGTCGCATCGTCGCGATGGCCAGCCAGCCGACGTACGACCCGAAGCTGTGGGTGGGCGGCATCCGCGAGTCCGAGCTGCAGCGCCTCTACTCACAAGCCTCCGGCACCCCGCTGCTGTCGCGCGCCACCCAGGGCCAGTTCGCGCCCGGCTCCACCTGGAAGCCGTTCATGACCGCCGGCGCCCTGGGCGACGGCTACACCCAGAGCACCTCGCTCAACTGCTCCTCGTCGCTGCAGGTGGGCAATCGCCCCTTCAAGAACTACGAGTCCGGGGCCTACGGCTACATCGGCTTCCAGAAGGCGCTCGAAGTCTCGTGCAACACCTTCTTCTACCGGATCGGGCTGAACTTCTGGCAGAAGTACGGCTCCGACGTCGCCGACGTCGACGCCAAGGACCCGCTGGTCGAGGAGGCCAAGGAGTTCGGCTTCGGCTCGACCACGGGGATCGACATCCCCGGTGAGGCGAGCGGTCGCATCGCCGACCGGAAGTGGAAGCTCGAGTACTACAAGACGATGAAGGACTACTACTGCAAGGTGGGCAAGGAGCCGGGCTACGACTTCCTGCACCGCTTCGCGCGCGAGTTCTGCGTCGAGGGCTTCGCCTACCGGGCCGGCGACGCGGTCAACTTCGCCATCGGCCAGGGCGACACCGTGGTGACGCCGCTGCAGCTCGCGCGTGCGTACGGCGCCCTGTCGAACGGCGGCACGCTCTACGAGCCCAGCGTCGGCAAGGCGATCGTCGACCCGGCCGGCGAGGTCGTCAAGCAGATCGAGCCGAAGGTGCAGGCGAAGGTCGACGTGCCGCAGAGCGACCTCGACTTCATCGACGCCGGCCTGCGCAACGTCGCCGCCTCGAGCACCGGCACCATGAACTGGCGGCTGCTGGAGTTCCCGCTCGGGCAGGTGCCGATCCGCGCCAAGACCGGCTCGGCGGAGGTCTACGGCAAGCAGTCGACGTCGTGGGTTGCGTCGTACACGAAGGACTACGTCGTGGTGATGATGGTGTCCCAGGGCGGCACCGGCTCGGGCACCTCGGGTCCGGCGATCCGCAAGATCTACGAGACCCTGTACGGCGTCAAGGGCATGTCCGTGAAGCCCGCCGAGGCCGCCATCCCGGGCGTGACCCCGCCGGCGAGGCTGCCGGTGTTCGCCGAGGACGGCTCGATCCTGCCGCCCTCGACCGACGCCGTGGCGAAGGGCGGTTCGTGA